CAGGGAAGGCCCGGAACAGGGGCGGTCCGGGGGCGTGCGATTTGCCCCGGCCCGGGGACGTGACGGGTCCGGGCCCGCCTTTCCGACGGGCCGCGGTGAGGCATGTGCTGGCGGCGGTCTTGCCTGGCCGGAGCCGGGGGGCGGGAGCGATGGGCCGGTCACAACGGGCCCGTCCGCATCGGGAAAGGCCTGCCGGCAGGGGGCGGCGGTCATGGGGGACGATGCGCACAAAAAAAGCCCTTGCGGTTCTCCGCAAGGGCGAAATATGGTGGGCCATCAGGGACTCGAACCCCGAACCAACTGATTAAGAGTCAGCTGCTCTACCAATTGAGCTAATGACCCGCACGTGTCACTGTATGTGATTTTCAGGATGGTGGGCCATCAGGGACTCGAACCCCGAACCAACTGATTAAGAGTCAGCTGCTCTACCAATTGAGCTAATGACCCACAAGCGTGGCACTGTATGCGATTTTCAGGATGGTGGGCCATCAGGGACTCGAACCCCGAACCAACTGATTAAGAGTCAGCTGCTCTACCAATTGAGCTAATGACCCACAAGCGTGGTACTGTATGCGATTTTCAGGATGGTGGGCCATCAGGGACTCGAACCCCGAACCAACTGATTAAGAGTCAGCTGCTCTACCAATTGAGCTAATGACCCATCCGCGAAAAAGAGACCTACCCTTTTGCTCCCCTGCTGTCAACACTTTTAAAAGAAAAAAAAAGATTTTATAATGCCTTCCCAGAGGTATTTGATGAAAAAATCACGGAACTTTGCCGCCCTCACCGGGGTGCTTGTTTTATTTTTGCTTATATTCCAGTTTGATACCAGGATGCCTGCCGCAGCGGACATCGTGTCCGTGCAGCCGCATTTCGCCGAGGGCGCTGACGGCATCGTCATGGCCCTGGAGCTGGGCTTCCCTCAGGGCTACCATGCCTATGCCCATGAAGCGGGGGATGCCGGGCGCCCGACCACGCTGTCCATCCGCCTGGATGACGGCAGCGGCCTGCCCGTATGGTATCCCCAGGGGTTCATGCAGCGGGATTTCTTCGACCCCGATGCGACCGTCCATGTCTACGAGAGTCCCACGACCCTCTTTGTCCTTCTGCCGCACGAGGCCCGGCATGCCGGCTTTGACGCTGTCCTGAGCATGCTGCTGTGTTCCTCGCGCAATTGCCTCCCGGTCTCGCAGACCATCAGCGGCCAGGTGCCGGATACCCTGCCCGGGCTGGAGGCGGTGCCCTGGAAGGCCCTCTGGGACGAGCTGCGGCGCGTGCCGCCCGTGCTCTCGAAGGCGGCCCCCTCCGCTCCCGGGCTGCCCTTTGCCGTCGGCGAGGATGGGGCAGGCGGCCTGAGCCCCGTCACGGACCCCGCTCAGGATCCGCTGGCCGCCCCGCAGGATGCCGGCAGCGAAAAGCCCCTGCCGCCCCCGGACGGTTTCGCCCTGGAGCTGACGCCCCAGTATGCCGACGGCTCCGTGGAGATATCGGGGTTCGGCATGGCGCTTGCCGTGGGCATACTGGCGGGCCTGCTGCTCAACGCCATGCCCTGCGTGCTGCCGGTGCTGACTTTCAAGATCAGCGGCCTGCTGCTCATGGGCGGCAGGGGAGACAGGGAAAGCCTGCGGCGTTTCCGCGAGCACAACCTCTTTTTCTCCGCGGGCATCATGACCCTGTTCACCGTGCTGGCCCTGGTGCTGGGGGCCGCGGACATGATCTGGGGGCAGCTCTACCAGCAGCAGAGCCTGCTGCTGGGGCTGGTGATGCTGGTCTTTCTTATGGGCCTTTCCATGCTGGGGGTCTTCACCCTGCCGGTCATCGACCTCAAAGCCGGCGCCAACAGCAGGAATCCCCGGCTGCAACCCTACCTGACCGGCCTGGTCTCCACCTTCCTGGCCACGCCGTGCAGCGGCCCGCTGCTGGGCGGCGTGCTGGGATGGGCCTTCACCCAGCCGCTGCTGGTCCTGATGGTGGTCTTCTGGGCTGTGGGCCTGGGCATGGCCCTGCCGTACATCCTGTTCAGCATCTGGCCCCAGCTGGCCCGCATCCTGCCGCGTCCGGGCAACTGGATGAAAGTCTTTGAACGCATCCTGGGCTTCTGCCTGCTGGGCACGGCCCTGTACCTGCTCTCCATCCTGCCGGTGGAAAAGCACATGCAGGTCCTGTGCGTGCTGCTGGTGCTTTCGCTGGTGGCCTGGCTCTGGGGCCAGTTCTGCGGCCCCGCGTCCCCCCGTCTGCGCTGCCGCATCATCGGGGCCCTGACGGTGCTGATCCTGGCGGGCTCCTTCATCTGGGTCCTGCGGCCTGCCGCGCCGCTGGTGCACTGGCGGGAATTCAGTCCCGGGCAGTTCCAGGCCGAGCTCGGCCACAAGGCCATGCTGCTGGAGTTCACGGCGGATTCCTGCCCCAACTGCAAGGTCCTGGAAGCCACGGTGCTGACCGACGAACGGATGCGCAAGCTGCGTGCACGCTACGGCATGGAACTGATCCGGGTGGATCTGACGGGCGTCAATGCCTATGGCATCCGCCTGCTGGAGGCCCTGGGCAGCAAGAGCATCCCGCTGACGGCCCTGTTCCCGGCAGGGGAGCAGGCATCGTCCCCGCTGGTGCTGCGCGATGTCTACACCGCAGGCACCCTGGAAGACGCGCTGGAGAAGGCCTTCGGCGACTAGCCGCCAGCGCGGCCCGGCCTGGGCTCTCCATGCCCGCATGGGGTGCCCAGGATGCCCGTTTCGGCGCCTTCTTTCCTGATGCCGGGCCTGATGCCGGGACGGTTGCCGGGGGAAAGAGCCCGGCATGGGCGCGGCCCCGCGTCCTCCCGGGGGATGGCGGGAAGGGGCCCCCGGCCGAATGACCGGAGGATACCGGAAAAAAGGGTCCGTGACGCCGTCACAGGCCCTTTTCATGCGTCTTCGGCCTGCGGGCGGCCTGAGCGCGCTCATGCCTCCTGGTCCCGCTCCTCCAGCGCGGTATCCCGGCGCAGGAAATGCAGCATCCAGGAAAGACCCAGCAGGTCCGCGCAACCGCCCGGGCTGATGTTGCCGGCCACGAGCCAGGCATCGAGTTCCCGCAGCCGGGCCCGGGAGGGGGCCTCGTCAGCGGCCAGGATGCCCTGCAGCCTGTCCTGGAGGGCATACTGATCCCTCAGGCTGCTCCGGGAGATGATGTTGGTATCGAAGACCTTGGCCATCAGCCTGATGAGGGTGAGCGCCCCCGCCCTGTCGATGGACGCGCCGGCCGCCAGTTCCCGCTCCAGGCTGGGCAGTCCGTAGCGGAGCACGGAAGAAAAGCCGCTGGCCGCTTCGCCGCGTGCACCGTGGATGCCCTTGCCGTACAGCCGCAGGCCGTTGGTCAGCGGCACGTTCGGCGGGACGTTCCGGCACTCGGCCAGCACGCCGGAGGTCATGGCGGCGGAGGTGGCGCTGATGGCGGCGGGGGTCAGCCTTTCCTGCCGGCCCAGCAGCCTGCCCGCCGCGGCGCAGACGATGCCGAGGGAAAAGATGGCCCCCTTGTGGGTATTGACGTTTCCCGTGGCCCGGTGCATGGCATCCTCGGCGTCCATGCCCGGACAGCGCAGCCTGTCGAACAGGGCGTCCGGCGCCAGGCCGTGTTCCCGCAGGCCCAGCAGGGCGCAGTGCCGGAAGTAGGGGAAGAGCACGCTGCTGCTGTCCATGAAGGTGAAGATGTCCATATCGTCATGGGCGCCGTTGCTGACGCGGTCCACCAGGCCGGGCTTGGGGGTCACGCAGACTTCATACAGCAGGCTGCGCAGGGCGTAACCGGCCAGGATGTCCGCTTTCTGTTCCTGAAAATGCCGTTCCATGAGACGCAGGGTATGGCGCCGCACCTCTTCCAGGGCATGGGCCCGGCTGCGGGCACAGCCGGCTGCGGCGGCGTCGCACAGCAGGCAGCGGCGGGGGGGCAGGCCGAGATCTTTCCGGGAAAGGTGGCGTCCGTCTGCATCCAGCACGTCCAGGTCGAACAGACGGGCGACGGGCCGGCTCTCCTCCAGCGCGACCATGCCCCGCTTCAGGCTGGTGGCGTCCCTGCCGTCGACGGCAAAGCAGCCCTCGCTGCCGCTCCTGGCATGGACCTCCTCGGCGCCGATGACGCAGGCCCCCATGCGCTCCAGGTGCCGGTGCATCATCCTGCTTGCTTCGGCATATGTCTTTTGGGCCAGGGGGAACTGCTTGAGCGCACCGGCAATATTGAGGGACAGCGAGATGAGCGGCCTCCGGTACCGTCGCAGCAGGCGCTGCTGCCGGTGTTGCCGTTCTTCCCGGGCCCGGAGGATTTCTTCCAGAAGGGCGGGCTGGGGGATGTCTGCGCTGTGCGTCTGCATGGTCACCTCCTGCTGTCAGGCTCGCCGGAGCCGTCGCCATAATGTGGAGCGCGAGATCCCCAGGCGGCTGGCGGCAAGCGAAGCGTTGCCCCCGCAGGCCGCCAGCATCTCCTCGCTTTCCTTTTTCTGCGCCAGGTGCCTGGCCTGTCTGGGGTCGAAATTCAGATGCCGCGTCTCAAGCCACAGGGGCGAGTCGGGCTGGATGACCTGGCGCAGGTCCTTGCTTTCGATATGGGTGGTCTTCAGGATGGCCAGAAGACGTTCCGCGATGTTGCAGACTTCGCGGATGTTGCCCGGCCAGGAGTAGGACTGCAAAAGCTCGCAGGCTTCCCTGGATATGGTCACCTTGTTCTTTTTCAGAAAATTGTTCTTGTTCAGATAATGCAGCAGGATGGGGATGATGTCGCACTTCCGGCTGCGCAGCGGCGGTATTTCCAGCGAAAGGACGTTAAGGCGAAAGAAAAGGTCTTCCCGGAATTTGCCTTCCCTGACCATCTGGGGCAGATCCTTGTTGGTGGCCGCGATGATCCGGCAGTTGATGTTGATGGGCCTGTGGCTGCCCAGGCGGATGACATAACGTTCCTGGACAACGCGCAGCAGGTTGACCTGGGTGTTGTAGTCCATCTCGGCGATCTCATCGAGAAAGACCGTGCCGTAATTGGCGATCTCGAACAGGCCGGGCTTGCCCTTGCGTGATGCGCCGGTGAACGCGCCTTCCACATAGCCGAAAAGCTCGCTGGGCAGGATGTCGCGCGGGAAGGCCGCACAGTTGATGGCCACGAAAGGATTGCGCTTGCGCTGGCTGGCATTATGGATGCTTTGGGCGAAGAGCTCCTTGCCTGTGCCGGACTCACCGGTGATGAGGATGTTGGAATTGGTCGAGGCGTATTTCTTGGACGTATAGATGATGCGCCGGATGGCATCCGATTCGCCGATGACGTCGGAGAACTTGTAGCGGGCATTATGCTCGTTGACGTAGCTTTCCACGCGCACGGTGTGCTCCATCCGTTCGACGTTGCTCTTTTCGTACAGGGTGAAGATGCCGCCGCAGATCTTGCTGTCTTCCAGGATGGGCGTCTGGATGCAGACGTAATCCGTCTGGTTGAGCCTGATGACGGATTCTTCACGCGTGATCTTGAATTCTTCCCAGAAGGCTTCGGGAAGGTTCCTGACGCTCTTGTTGAGGAGCTCGCGGCGCGGGGAGCAGATGATCTTTTCCGCTGCCCTGTTGATGGCCGTCACTTTATTGTCGGCATCCACGGAGATGACGCCTTCGATGAGGTTGTCCAGCAGCTGGCCCCAGTAATTTTGGCGCGACTCTTCAAACTGGATGGCATCCTGCACCTGGTGGACCTTGTCGAGGGCGGCCTGCATGCACTCCGGGCCGATGGGCACCACATGGATGGGAACGCCCATCCTTTTGCCCACGATGTTGGAGAGTGTCCCGCCGATGATGACGCTGGCCCCCTGGGCCAGACATTCCCGGATCCGGGCCTCGATGCCTTCCAGGGGCGTGTAGGTATAGTCGAGGATCTTGACGCCCAGGACCTTGGAGACCAGCTCCAGGCCGCTGATGTTCATGCGGACCGTGATGAGGCCGATGGTCTTGCCCCAGAATTTCCTGTCGATGATGAGGCGCAGGACATCGTATGCCGTGATGTTGAAGTTGATGACGTAGATGTTGGGCAGGAGCTTGCGCAGCTCGTCGGCCGTATTGCCGCGCGCCACGACGATGTCGAAGCCTTCCTGGGCGATCTTTTCCGCCTCGCTGTACTTGGAGATGGGATCCAGCGAGCGGAAAACGATCTCGGGGTATTGGCGGCTGTATTCCCGGATGTGCCTTTTCAGCATGGCGCCCTTGGGCAGGAGGAAGAGGGTGCGTCTGCTGCGTGCGAGTGGCGGCTGGTTGTCCATGGCTTTCCCGTCCTGTGCGTTGGCGGCGGCATGTCTGCCGTCGTTATGCGGAGCGTGGGGGGCGCTGTGACGGCGTTGTCCGGCACGGCCTGCCGGCAGGAGACCGGACGTGTTCGCAGGGGGGCGCCGCAGCGGGATGGTCCGACCGGCGGACAGCGGGAGCGTTCTGCCGCCGGTCGGCGTGGTTCCCCGCCCCCGCAGGTGCGCAGGGGTGACAGGGGGGGCGGGCCGTTTCCCCATAATGCAAACTATCCTGGCGCCTTCCACGCCATGGGGAAACTGTAGCAAAGTCCTGCGTAATCAAAAAGTGCGCCAGAGCGCCCTAAACGAAAACCAGCGGTACCAGCAGCCAGACCAGCAGGGTGATGATCACGCCGCTGGCCAGCGTCAGGGCGAATCCCGCACGCAGCATGTCGGGAATGGTCAGGGCGCCGCTGCGGAAAACGATGGCATTGGGCGGCGTGCTCACGGGCAGCATGAAGGCGCAGCTGGCGGCCAGGGCGGCGGGGATGGCATAGATGGCGGGCTCGATCCCCTGGGCGACGGCCATGATGCCCACCAGCGGGAGAAAAGCCGCCGAGGTCGCCGTATTGGACGTGAACTCCGTCATGATCTGGACCGTGATGACGAGGATGAAGGTCATCAGGATGAAGGGGATCCCTTGCAGGGAGCCCAGCACATTGGCCATCCAGGAGGCCAGACCGGTGGAGTTGATGGCCCCGGCCAGCGAGAGCCCCCCGCCAAAAAGCAGCAGGATGCCCCAGGGCAGCTTGCGGGCCTCCTGCCAGTTCATGAGGAACTGGCGTTTGCCCATATCCACCGGCATGACGAAGAGCAGCAGGCCGAAGCACATGGCGATGAAGGTGTCATCCACAAAAGGCAGGGCCCTGGAGATGATCGGCTGCAGGACCCAGCAGAGGGCGGCGCAGCCGAAGAGGCACGCCGTCATGGCTTCTTCACGGCTGACGGGCCCCAGGGCCTCCAGTTCCTGCCGGATCTTTTCGTGGACGGTGTTCCCTGCAAAGTTGAAGGGCTTGCGGGTCAGCCACCACCAGGTGAACAGGCTGAGGGCAACGGCCACGGGGACCCCCAGCAGCATCCACTGCCCGAAGCCGATATGGATATGGTAGTGCTCGGCCAGGAAGGCGCGCAAGAGCGCATTGGGCGGCGTGCCGATAAGGGTGCCCATGCCGCCGATGCTGGAGGAATAGGCGATGGCGAGCATCAGCGCGCAGGAAAAGCGCTTGGCTTCCCCGGCATCCTGCCCCTGGGTGACGACGGACGCCACGGAGATGCCGATGGGCAGCATCATGATGGCCGTGGCCGTATTGCTGACCCACATGCTGATGAAGCCGGTGGCGAACATGAAGCCCGCGATCTGCATCCTGGGACAGGAGCCGACCTTGCTCAGGATGAGCAGGGCGATGCGCTTGTGCAGGTTGCATTTTTCCATGGCCAGGCCCAGCAGGAAGCCGCCGAAGAAAAGATAGATGGTGGGGTGCGCGTAGGGGGCCGTGGAAGCCTTGACGTTGCAGAGCCCGAGCATGGGCAGGAAGATGATGGGCAGCAGGGCGGTCACCGGCAGGGGAACAGCTTCGGTGGCCCACCAGACAGCCATGAGCAGCACCAGGCCAAGACAGTGCCAGGCCGTGGGCGGCAGGCCGAACCAGGGATCTGCAAAGACCGTAAACAGCAGGAGCAGCGTGCCGCCAAGAAGGCCAAACCATCGTTCTACATTATACAGCGTGAAAAGTGCGGACAGCTTTCCTGGCATGGCAAACATGGTTTTTTCCTCCTGGTAAACGTTGCTGGAAAGAAAACGATGGACGAAACTCCTTAAAATGCGGATATCGGCATAGTGCGAAAGAAAGTGCGGATGTTGAGGTGCCGGTCCCGTTGCGGCAGGGGAGAGGACAGGGCCGGAGCAGGAGCGGGGTCTCGCGCTCCGGCCCTGCCGGAAGGCCTGCCTATGGCTTCAGGCTTCGGGCAACGGTTTCTCCAAACCTGCCCAACTCATGGATGATGGTGACCCCGGCGGATTCCAGCGCCTTGATCTTGTCCTCGCCGCGCCCCTTGGAGCCGCTGATAATGGCGCCGGCGTGGCCCATGCGTTTGCCCTTGGGGGCCGTCAGCCCGGCGATGAAGCCAAAGACGGGCTTGGGATACCGGCTCTCCCTGATGTAGGCGGCGGCGCGTTCTTCCCCGTCCCCTCCGATCTCGCCGATCAGGCACACGGCCTCCGTCTGGGGATCGTCCCGGAAGAGCTCGAGGATCTCCGTGAAGTAGAGGCCGGGAACAGGGTCGCCGCCGATGCCCACACAGGTGCTCTGTCCGAGCCCCTGGCAGGTGAGCTGGTAGGTGGCCTCATAGGTCAGGGTGCCGGAACGGCTCACCAGACCGATGGGGCCGGGTTTGAATATGTAGCCGGGCATGATGCCCAGCTTGCAGGCCCCGGGCGTGATGATGCCGGGGCAGTTGGGGCCGATGAGCCTGGTGCCGTGGGCGTTGAGGAATGCCTTGGCCCGCACCATGTCCAGCACGGGGATGTGCTCGGTGATCAGCACCACCAGCTTGATGCCCGCCGCCGCAGCGGCACAGGCGGAGTCGGCGGCCGCCGCCGAAGGCACGAAGATGATGCTGACATCGGCCCCCGTGGCTTTGACGGCCTCGGCGCAGGTGTTGAAAACCGGCACGCCCAGGACTTCCATGCCGCCCTTGCCGGGGGTGCAGCCCGCCACGATGTTGGTCCCGTAGTCCAGCATCTGCCTGGCGTGGAACTGCCCCTCGCGTCCGGTCAGGCCCTGCACGAGGATGCGCGAATCGGCGTTTACCAGGATGCTCATGACCGCACCTCCTTCGTCAGCCCGGCGATACGCTGTGCGGCCTCAGCCATACTGGCCGCGGTCTCGAACTTCAGGCCGCTTTCCCGGAGGATGCGCCTGCCTTCTTCCACGTTGGTCCCCTCAAGGCGCACTACCAGCGGCAGCTGGAGGTTGACCTTTCTGGCGGCGTTGACCACCCCCTGGGCCACGATGTCGCAGCGCAGGATCCCGCCGAAGATGTTGATGAGGATGCCGCGGACCCTGGGGTCCGACAGCATGATGGAAAAGCCGGCCGCCACCGTTTCCTCGCTGGCGCCGCCGCCGGCATCCAGAAAGTTGGCCGGCAGCGCTCCGGCCTGCTTGATGGCGTCCATGGTGGCCATGGCCAGGCCGGCACCGTTGACCATGGTGCCCACATAGCCGTCGAGGCGCACATAATTGACGCCCATTTCCTGGCCCTTGCGCTCCAGGGGATCGCCTTCCTCGGGGTCTTCCAGGGCGGCGATGTCGGGGTTGCGCTTCAGGCCGCTCTCGTCAAAGTTCATCTTGGCATCCAGGGCTACCAGATGCCCGTCACCGGTCACGGCCAGCGGGTTGATCTCCACCAGCGTGGCGTCCTTGGCCGCGGCCAGTTCCACCAGCCCCTGCAGCAGCTTCACCCCTTCGCCCACCTGGGCCTGGGTGAGCCCGCAGCCAAAGAAAAGGCTCTGGGCCTGATAGGGCCAGACGCGCAGGCAGCCGTCCAGCCGGGTGGTGAAGATGCGCTCCGGCGTTTTTTCGGCCACGGCCTCGATATCCATGCCGCCGTCGGGCGAGGCCATGACGGTCAGGCATGCGGCGGCGCGGTCCAGGACCACGGACAGGTAGAGTTCGCGGGCGATGTCGGTGCCCTGTTCCACCCAGACCTTGTGCACCTTCTTGCCCTCGGGGCCGGTCTGGTGGGTCACGAGCTGCATGCCCAGGATGGCCCGGGCAGCCTCTTCCACGGCATCGGGGCTTTTGCAGACCTTGACGCCGCCGCCCTTGCCGCGGCCACCGGCATGGATCTGCGCTTTCACCACCCACACGGGGCCCGGAAGGCTTTCGGCCACGGCGCGTGCTTCCTGCGGGGTGACGGCCAGGCCGCCCTGCGGCACGGGGACGCCGAATTCTTTCAGCAGACCTTTGGCTTGGTATTCATGAATGTTCATAGCGTGCTCCGTAGGAGGTTGCGGGGCTCGTTCAGACCAGCGGGCGGGCCAGTTCGGCACCCAGTTCCAGGGCGGCGTTATTGGCCGCGTGGAAGGCGGGCCTGAAGCGGTCGGCCAGCATCTTCTGGATGGATTCCATCCTGATGGCGCCGGTCAGGGTGATGAGGGCGCCCAGCACACAGATATTCAGGGTATTGGCCTTGCCCACTTTCTCCATGACCTTGCGGTACATGGGCAGGCCCTTCAGGTCGGCATCCAGGCGTTGCGAGGGCTGGACCAGGTCGCTGTCATAGAGGCAGAGACCGCCGGGACGCAGCAGGGGCATGTACTTGCCGGCGGCCTCATTGGTCAGGGCCACCAGCACATTGGGCTGCGTCACCTTGGGGAAGAGGATCTCGCTGTCGGAGATGATCACGTCGGAACGGGTGGCTCCGCCGCGGGCTTCGGGCCCGTAGGACTGCGACTGCACGGCGATACGCTTTTCATAGAGGACGGCGGCCCCGGCCAGCAGGATGGCCATGGTGATCACCCCCTGGCCGCCGGAACCGGACAGAAGAAAGCGGTACTTTTCCATCGTGTTACTCCTTGTTTGCCCTCTTGATGATGTTGGCGTATTCGTCGCAGTATTCGGGCGCGTCCTTGTCCACAAAGACGCCTCTGGGGATGAGCTGGGGATTTTCTTCCAGCTTCTTGGACCCCAGGGGCGCGGTATTGTCGCGATACCACTGGAGCATCTCCACAGCGCCACCGAGCTTGTTCTTGCGGCCGAAATAGGTGGGGCACTGGCTGAGGACTTCCACCACAGAAAAGCCCTTGTGCTGGTAGGCCTTCTTGATGAGCTGCGAGATCTCCTTGACATGGAAGGCCGTGGTGCGGGCCACGAAGGTGGCGCCCGCGCCGATGGCCAGATCCACCGTGTTGAAGGCCCGGTCGATGTTGCTGTACGGGGCGGTGGTGGCCACGATCCCGCGGCCGGAGAGCGGCGAGTACTGGCCGCCGGTCATGCCGTAGATGCGGTTGTTCATGACGATGGCCACCATGTCGATGTTGCGGCGGCAGGCATGGATGAAATGGTTGCCGCCGATGGCCGTGGCATCACCGTCGCCCATGGGGACAAAGACGTTGAGCCCGGGCCGGGTCAGCTTCAGGCCGGTGGCGAAGGCCAGGGCGCGCCCGTGCAGGGTGTGCATGCTGTGGAAGTCCACATAGCCGGAGATGCGCGAGGAACAGCCGATGCCCGAGACCATGCACAGGCTGCACTGATCGAGACCGAGCTCGTTCACTGCGCGCAGCAAACCGTTCAGAATGATGCCGTGGCCGCATCCCGGGCACCAGAGATGGGGGAAGAAACGCTTGCGGATAAGGTGACGAACAGACATCCTAGTACCCCCTTCCTTCAATGACGCGCATGATCTGGCCGATATCCGTGGGCGTTACCAGCTTGCCGTCCATACGGTTGACAAGGAACACGCGATCGGGATTGGCCACGACGTTCTTCACCTGGGCGCATATCTGGCCCATATTCATTTCCACGACGAAGACGCTCTTGGCATGGGCCGTTTTTTCCCGTACCAGCTGGGCCGGGAAGGGCCAGAGTGTCTGCAGTTCGAGCAGGCCGATGCGGTCGCCCTTGGCGCGGCGGCCTTCCACCAGATGGCGGGCACTGCGGGCCGACGAGCCGTAGGAGACGAGGATCTGCTCCGCATCCTCAAGGAAGTATTCCTTCCAGCGGGCCAGGATGTGGGCGCGGTTTTCGATCTTGTCGTAAAGGTGGTAGTTGAGCTTGACGATCTGGGTGGCGTTCTGGGTGGGGAAGCCCCAGATGTCGTGATGCAGGCCCGTGACGTTGTAGCGGTGCACGCCGCCAAAGTCGGACATGGGCAGGCGGCCGTCCTCACGGGGCAGGTAGGGATGGTAGTTCACCCCTTCCGGCACGTCGGTATGGAGGCGTTCCACCACGGGCAGGACGTCGGGGGCCGGGATCTCCAGCTTTTCGCGCATGTGACCGATGACTTCGTCGAACAGCAGGACCACCGGGGTGCGGTAGGTCTCGGCCAGATTGAAGGCTTCCACCGTCATGCTGAAGACGTCCTGGATGGAGGATGCCGTGAGGGCGATGATGGCGTGGTCGCCATGGGCCCCCCAGCGCGCCTGCATCACGTCGCCCTGGGAGCATTCCGTGGGCAGGCCCGTGGAGGGGCCGCCGCGCTGCACATCGACGATGACGCAGGGGATCTCGGCCATGATGGCGTAGCCCAGGGCCTCCTGCTTCAGGGAAAAGCCGGGGCCGGACGTGGCTGTCATGGCTTTGGAGCCGGCCAGGGAGGCGCCGCAGACGGCGCACATGGAGGCAATCTCGTCTTCCATCTGCACGAAGCGCCCGCCCACGCGGGGCAGTTCTTCGGACAGGTGTTCGGCGATCTCAGTGGACGGCGTGATGGGGTAGCCGGCAAAAAAACGTACGCCAGCGTAGAGCGCCCCGCGAACGCAGGCCTCGTTACCTTGCACAAAACGAATTTCTCCGCTCATTGCTGCACCTCGTTTTCCTTGCCTTCCTCCGGCATTTCTATGGCCAGATCAGGGCAGTAGAGTTCGCACAAACCGCACTGCACGCACTTTTCCTCATCGCACACCGCTTTTTCCTGGGCATCCAGGTGCAGAGCCTTCTTGGGGCAAAACGCCACACATACGCCGCAGCCCTTGCACCATTGACGGGTTATGAGAATCATTGGGCCTCCTAGTTGGTTGGATTGTGACCACGACCAGACCGTTATCGCCGGGGGCGCGCTGCGCCGGGGTCAGCGCTCGTCGCGCTTGACCTGGCGGATGACGTCGATGACCGTGCCGTCGCGGAACTCCACGAGGCAGACGATCTTGTCCGTGCACTGGATGGGCTTGGGCACACCGGTGATGTCCTCCGCGATACGGCGCAATTCCTCGATATCGACCAGCTTGAGGTTGCTCTTTTCCAGGTTCTCCCTGAGCCGGGCGTAGTTGCGGTGCCGGGGATTGAGGGCGATGCCCGCCTCGGTGACCACCGCAGCGACGGTTTCGCCGGGGGTGCAGACCGTGAAGACCTTCTTGACGATGGAGGGAGTCCTGCCGCGCACCACGGGCAGGGTGACGATGGAGACTTCCGCGCCGGCGGCCACGTCGGGGCCGCCGCCCAGACCGCCCATCATTTCACCGCTGGAGCCGGTGAGGATGTTGACGTTGAAGTCCACGTCCACTTCCAGCGCGCCCAGGATGCCGAAGTCCAGCTTGTTGACCATGGCCCCCTTGTTGTGGGGGTTGGCATAGAGGCTGTTGTCGATCTCCACGATGTTGGGATCGCTGGTCATGGCATGGGCGGCCACGGAGTCGAAGCACTGGCTGCACTGGATGGTGCGCACCAGGCCGCGTTTGAACATCTCCACGATGGCCGCGGTGGAGCCGCCCAGCGAGAAGGACGCCCGGATGCCCTTT
This is a stretch of genomic DNA from Desulfovibrio piger. It encodes these proteins:
- a CDS encoding 4Fe-4S dicluster domain-containing protein, with the protein product MILITRQWCKGCGVCVAFCPKKALHLDAQEKAVCDEEKCVQCGLCELYCPDLAIEMPEEGKENEVQQ